The following coding sequences are from one Maridesulfovibrio bastinii DSM 16055 window:
- a CDS encoding substrate-binding periplasmic protein, translating to MNKHTFIQGLFFIVLLAACFVFTAPAKCRTLKAATDYWPPFRIKSSNGTVRGIDIDLLRLLAEKMGDDIKIDRLPWARCLYYLKRGAEDLMTGVAKTDERSKFMVFSDIPYYSCAPAFYSRCDHRKVVKKYEDLKGQSIGYTRDSAYFFRFDHDRGLKKYAEDKEIQLLEMLDARRLDLIIGTDCQVDYDIVHKGFKGRIVKMPYKPEDKVNLYLGVSRKSDLADRMDEINKVLKELVNSGEIAHIAHSYFAE from the coding sequence TTGAATAAGCATACGTTTATACAGGGATTATTTTTTATAGTTTTATTGGCTGCATGCTTTGTTTTCACAGCTCCGGCTAAATGCCGGACCTTAAAGGCTGCAACTGATTACTGGCCGCCTTTTCGTATCAAAAGTTCAAATGGAACAGTCCGCGGTATTGATATTGACCTGCTCAGATTGCTGGCTGAAAAAATGGGAGACGATATCAAAATTGACAGGCTCCCATGGGCAAGATGTTTATATTACCTGAAACGCGGCGCAGAAGATTTGATGACCGGTGTTGCCAAAACGGACGAACGCAGTAAGTTCATGGTATTTAGCGATATTCCTTACTACAGTTGTGCTCCTGCCTTTTATTCCAGATGCGACCACCGTAAAGTTGTTAAAAAATATGAAGATCTCAAAGGGCAAAGCATCGGTTATACCCGTGATTCAGCTTATTTTTTTCGGTTTGATCATGACCGGGGACTAAAAAAGTATGCTGAGGATAAGGAAATTCAGCTGCTTGAAATGCTTGATGCTAGAAGGCTTGATTTAATCATCGGGACTGACTGTCAGGTTGACTACGATATCGTTCATAAGGGCTTTAAGGGAAGAATTGTTAAAATGCCCTACAAGCCAGAGGATAAAGTGAATCTTTATCTTGGGGTTTCCAGAAAATCAGATCTGGCTGACAGAATGGATGAAATTAATAAGGTGCTCAAAGAACTTGTAAACAGTGGTGAAATTGCCCATATAGCGCATAGCTATTTTGCTGAATAA
- the ahcY gene encoding adenosylhomocysteinase, with product MLKIDPSLEYKVADMSLADWGNKEMQLSEREMPGLMAIREKYGKEKPLKGLKVMGSLHMTIQTAMLIETLHALGADLRWASCNIFSTQDHAAAAIVKNGTAKVFAWKGESLEEYWWCTEQALTWPDGSGPDLIVDDGGDATLLIHKGVQAEKDSSILEKEYDNKEFQCVIDRLKASVAENPSKWTEISKKVRGVSEETTTGVHRLYQMQESGELLFPAFNVNDSVTKSKFDNLYGCRESLADGIKRATDIMIAGKVVVVVGYGDVGKGCAQSMRGFGARVIVTEIDPICALQAAMEGFEVTTMDKAVPEGDIFVTCTGNYHVVRGEHMAQMKNEAIVCNIGHFDNEIEMDYLEKNPKAEKISIKPQVDKWVMDSGKSIIILAEGRLVNLGCATGHPSFVMSNSFTNQALAQIDLAQNDYEPSVMILPKKLDEEVARLHLERLGVELDILSKEQADYIGVAVDGPFKADHYRY from the coding sequence ATGCTTAAGATAGATCCTTCTCTTGAGTACAAAGTGGCTGATATGAGCCTGGCTGACTGGGGTAATAAAGAAATGCAGCTTTCCGAGCGTGAAATGCCCGGTCTTATGGCTATCCGCGAAAAATACGGAAAAGAAAAACCTCTTAAGGGTCTCAAAGTTATGGGTAGCCTCCACATGACTATCCAGACAGCCATGCTTATTGAGACTCTGCATGCTCTTGGTGCTGATCTTCGCTGGGCTTCATGCAATATTTTTTCTACTCAGGATCACGCTGCTGCTGCCATCGTTAAAAACGGTACAGCCAAAGTTTTTGCATGGAAGGGTGAATCACTGGAAGAATACTGGTGGTGCACCGAGCAGGCTCTGACTTGGCCTGACGGTTCAGGACCGGATCTTATTGTTGATGATGGTGGCGACGCAACCCTGCTTATTCATAAAGGTGTTCAGGCTGAAAAGGATTCTTCAATTCTTGAAAAAGAATATGACAATAAAGAATTTCAGTGCGTTATCGACCGTCTGAAAGCTTCAGTTGCTGAAAATCCTTCCAAGTGGACTGAAATTTCAAAGAAAGTTCGTGGTGTTTCTGAAGAAACCACAACAGGTGTTCATCGCCTTTATCAGATGCAGGAATCCGGAGAACTTCTCTTCCCCGCATTCAATGTTAATGATTCCGTTACCAAGTCAAAATTTGACAACCTCTACGGATGCCGTGAATCACTTGCTGACGGCATCAAACGCGCTACCGATATCATGATCGCCGGTAAAGTTGTAGTTGTTGTCGGTTATGGTGATGTTGGTAAAGGTTGCGCCCAGTCCATGCGTGGTTTCGGTGCCAGGGTTATAGTTACCGAAATTGATCCTATCTGCGCCCTGCAGGCTGCTATGGAAGGCTTTGAAGTTACAACAATGGATAAAGCCGTACCAGAAGGTGATATTTTTGTTACTTGTACTGGCAACTATCATGTTGTAAGAGGAGAGCATATGGCTCAGATGAAGAATGAAGCCATTGTCTGCAACATCGGTCACTTTGATAATGAAATAGAAATGGATTACCTTGAAAAGAATCCCAAAGCTGAAAAAATCAGCATCAAACCTCAGGTTGATAAATGGGTAATGGATTCAGGTAAATCAATTATCATTCTTGCCGAGGGACGCCTGGTAAACCTTGGTTGTGCAACCGGTCACCCGAGTTTTGTAATGAGCAACAGCTTCACCAATCAGGCTCTTGCTCAGATTGACCTTGCTCAGAATGATTATGAACCGTCTGTTATGATTCTGCCCAAAAAGCTGGATGAGGAAGTTGCCCGTCTGCACCTTGAGCGTCTCGGAGTAGAGCTTGATATTCTCAGCAAAGAACAGGCAGACTACATAGGTGTTGCTGTTGATGGTCCTTTCAAGGCTGATCACTACCGCTATTAA
- a CDS encoding DUF721 domain-containing protein, with amino-acid sequence MRTTGEAIGSVISALDGTNNMAMPKLWKAWPELMGPDLSEMAKPLGHRKRTLILAADDPVVVQELSYFAQEIVERVNSFLGQEVFDKILFELLNGRVPLDGYELKRPEFNDPELKKPRKLGGLKDKFDPDQPVGRCYLKYLRLFEES; translated from the coding sequence ATGCGAACTACTGGTGAGGCCATAGGTTCGGTAATCAGTGCTCTGGACGGTACCAATAATATGGCTATGCCCAAGCTCTGGAAAGCATGGCCTGAACTTATGGGACCGGACCTTTCCGAGATGGCAAAACCACTGGGACACCGCAAACGGACACTCATTCTTGCGGCCGATGATCCTGTGGTTGTTCAGGAGCTTTCATACTTTGCTCAGGAGATTGTTGAAAGAGTAAATTCATTTTTAGGTCAGGAAGTCTTTGACAAGATACTGTTTGAGCTGTTAAACGGCAGGGTTCCATTGGACGGGTACGAATTAAAGCGTCCTGAATTCAATGATCCCGAACTTAAAAAACCCCGCAAGTTAGGCGGGTTAAAAGATAAGTTCGATCCAGATCAGCCGGTTGGTCGGTGTTATCTTAAATACCTCCGGCTATTTGAAGAATCATAA
- a CDS encoding ArsR/SmtB family transcription factor, with amino-acid sequence MDIIKYSKALSDEIRVRLLAMLRDNELNVGEVVQILGMSQPRISRHLKILHESGLLESRREGLWNFYKLTSEGSGRRFAKSIDWIFEKDPLVVSDSVKVSEVLAERRRETSEFFDEIAEDWEHLQREVFGDFDLNEQIMSYSPVSGLCADLGCGNGALLQLMMEKCSSVIGVDSSKRMLELAEKRIGGRDGVSLRIGDLTHLPLKDSEADFSVISMVLHHLPHPEQAVSEAYRTLDKGGNFIIADFAMHSNESMRTEYGDRRLGFTEKELLQWMHDSGFHSVEISKFPVKKGLTVLLVHGIK; translated from the coding sequence ATGGATATTATTAAATACAGCAAAGCTCTTTCAGATGAAATCAGAGTCAGGCTGCTGGCTATGTTGCGGGATAATGAATTGAATGTGGGCGAGGTCGTACAGATTTTAGGTATGTCTCAACCCCGAATTTCAAGGCATCTTAAAATTCTGCATGAAAGCGGGCTGCTTGAATCACGCCGTGAAGGACTTTGGAATTTTTACAAATTAACCTCTGAAGGTTCAGGCAGAAGGTTTGCAAAATCAATAGACTGGATTTTTGAAAAAGATCCCCTCGTTGTAAGTGATAGTGTTAAAGTCTCGGAAGTTCTGGCCGAGCGTCGTCGTGAAACCAGTGAATTTTTTGATGAAATAGCTGAAGACTGGGAACATCTACAACGTGAGGTCTTTGGTGATTTCGATTTGAATGAGCAGATTATGTCCTATTCGCCTGTGAGCGGCCTCTGTGCTGATCTGGGCTGCGGAAATGGTGCTCTGCTGCAATTGATGATGGAAAAATGTTCTTCTGTTATTGGCGTGGACAGCTCCAAGCGTATGCTTGAACTTGCTGAAAAGCGTATCGGCGGCAGGGACGGTGTCAGCCTGAGAATAGGTGATCTTACGCATCTGCCCTTAAAAGACAGCGAAGCTGATTTTTCGGTAATATCCATGGTGCTGCATCACCTGCCTCATCCTGAACAGGCTGTGAGTGAAGCTTACCGGACCCTTGATAAGGGCGGAAATTTTATAATTGCCGATTTTGCAATGCATTCCAACGAGTCAATGCGCACCGAGTATGGAGACCGAAGACTCGGATTTACCGAGAAGGAACTGCTCCAGTGGATGCATGATTCGGGTTTCCATTCTGTAGAAATAAGTAAGTTCCCTGTGAAGAAAGGGCTGACAGTCCTTCTTGTTCATGGGATTAAATAG
- a CDS encoding RNA polymerase sigma factor: MGGPPSLFKKDIFWKRYKQLQTYLRKKLSPEDVEDVIQTALYKLVKADQLVFSSDWILAWLYRVVRNESIDLMRKKKPVPFADELSDFQNELYDETLGIMLPDNKRPEDEMLRKLFWEELESAMNDLPEAQRDIFIRTELNGESFKKISEETDVPVGTLISRKRYAVLRLRERLERLKQEIVS, from the coding sequence ATGGGAGGGCCGCCTTCTTTATTTAAAAAAGATATTTTCTGGAAAAGATACAAACAGCTTCAGACTTATCTTAGAAAGAAGTTATCTCCGGAAGATGTGGAAGACGTTATCCAGACGGCATTATATAAGCTGGTTAAGGCTGATCAGCTGGTGTTTTCTTCTGACTGGATTCTGGCCTGGCTTTACCGGGTAGTACGAAATGAAAGTATTGATCTTATGCGTAAAAAGAAGCCTGTCCCTTTTGCTGATGAATTATCAGATTTTCAGAATGAACTTTATGATGAAACTCTTGGGATAATGCTGCCGGATAATAAACGCCCGGAAGATGAAATGCTGCGAAAACTGTTCTGGGAAGAGCTGGAATCTGCCATGAATGACCTTCCAGAGGCGCAGCGTGATATTTTTATACGAACTGAGCTCAATGGAGAATCTTTTAAAAAGATTTCTGAGGAGACAGATGTGCCTGTAGGTACACTCATATCTCGTAAAAGATATGCTGTATTGCGGCTGCGTGAAAGATTGGAAAGATTGAAACAGGAAATTGTTTCCTGA
- a CDS encoding Na+/H+ antiporter NhaC family protein, translated as MQDQNKNSSTSNIEPHGTALLPLVLFLLLFIGTGVTLTANGTKMAFYQLSATVAILPAIALALIMGREKLEKKISIFLYGVGDINIVTMCMIYLLAGGFAAVAKSIGGVDATVNMGLAFIPARLVLPGLFLISSFVSTAMGTSMGTIAAIAPIAAGVADQTGMSSAVLMGAVLGGAMFGDNLSMISDTTIAATRTQGCAMNDKFKMNLLIALPAAVLTAALLYFNGESGAASTPGSWEFIKVIPYLAILGLAVAGINVFVVLSAGIVLTGAVGLYTIPDFTLLSFSQSIYNGFAGMNEILVLSMLIGGLGELIRFNGGLLWLLEKVNSIARRVGRGNKRVSGEFGIASLVSLADACTANNTVAIILSGRLAKEIATDNGVDPKRSASLLDVFSCIIQGLVPYAAQVLLAGSVAGISPVEVAGNNWYCIILAVISVFAIITGWPGKAKK; from the coding sequence TTGCAGGATCAGAATAAAAATTCTTCAACATCAAATATTGAGCCGCATGGTACAGCATTGCTTCCATTGGTTCTTTTTCTGCTATTATTTATAGGAACAGGCGTAACCCTAACAGCCAATGGAACAAAGATGGCTTTTTATCAGCTGTCTGCGACGGTTGCTATTCTGCCGGCCATTGCACTGGCCTTAATAATGGGCAGGGAAAAACTTGAAAAGAAAATATCTATATTCCTATACGGTGTAGGGGATATAAATATAGTTACCATGTGCATGATATATCTGCTTGCCGGTGGTTTTGCTGCGGTTGCAAAAAGTATCGGCGGGGTAGATGCAACAGTTAATATGGGGCTTGCTTTTATTCCTGCCAGACTGGTGCTGCCGGGGCTGTTTCTTATCTCTTCATTTGTATCCACTGCAATGGGAACATCCATGGGAACTATTGCCGCAATAGCCCCAATTGCCGCAGGTGTTGCAGACCAGACAGGCATGTCATCAGCCGTTCTTATGGGAGCTGTTCTCGGGGGTGCCATGTTCGGTGACAACCTCTCGATGATTTCAGATACCACTATTGCCGCAACCAGAACTCAGGGTTGCGCTATGAATGATAAATTCAAAATGAATTTGCTTATAGCATTGCCGGCAGCTGTTTTGACAGCCGCATTGCTGTACTTCAATGGTGAATCCGGGGCGGCATCAACTCCGGGAAGTTGGGAATTTATAAAAGTTATTCCTTATCTTGCGATTCTTGGCTTGGCCGTAGCCGGTATCAACGTATTTGTGGTTCTTTCTGCTGGTATAGTTTTGACCGGTGCTGTAGGACTGTACACCATTCCCGATTTTACTCTTCTCAGCTTTTCTCAGAGCATTTATAACGGTTTTGCCGGTATGAATGAGATTTTGGTTCTCTCAATGCTCATAGGTGGTCTGGGTGAGCTTATACGCTTTAATGGCGGGCTTCTCTGGCTGCTTGAAAAAGTTAATTCCATTGCGCGCAGAGTGGGTAGAGGAAATAAACGTGTTTCCGGAGAGTTCGGAATTGCTTCACTGGTTTCTCTGGCCGATGCCTGCACAGCCAACAATACCGTTGCCATCATTTTGAGCGGTAGACTGGCTAAGGAAATAGCTACTGACAACGGGGTCGACCCAAAACGCAGCGCAAGCCTTCTTGATGTTTTTTCATGTATTATTCAGGGGCTCGTTCCTTATGCCGCTCAGGTGCTACTCGCTGGGTCCGTTGCCGGTATTTCTCCGGTGGAAGTTGCCGGAAACAACTGGTATTGTATAATACTTGCTGTGATATCCGTATTTGCAATAATAACAGGATGGCCGGGAAAGGCTAAAAAATAG
- a CDS encoding rhodanese-like domain-containing protein — protein MTKNNAAQASETAQEQLLRINREVLSVPHTFFADSLYEALLTEGNSSFFIISLQNEEEFNEGHIPGAVRFQIDLSRPEKALKSLPADKTIVVTDSNGQLSCRITTFLRQMGVNAKNLLVGLEGWNKKYSGAGAYCGGVGLPVSDVATPLPVNDIPYSAPSGLSDKELILKRTVDYASQGRPAIISPEEALNMSNSFTISMQAEADYAFGHIDGAANLPVELFLSGSPELLKLPFDKKIIVGCYMGHYSNIGSLILNQLGYEAYSLDWGLAGWNTDGFERPLQWLQGDNEYPVEKGS, from the coding sequence ATGACTAAAAATAATGCCGCACAGGCTTCAGAAACGGCTCAGGAACAACTTTTGAGGATTAATCGTGAAGTCCTTTCAGTTCCACATACTTTTTTTGCAGACAGTCTTTATGAAGCTCTGCTTACGGAAGGGAATTCATCTTTTTTTATTATCAGTCTTCAGAATGAAGAAGAATTTAATGAAGGACACATACCCGGAGCTGTCAGATTTCAAATAGATCTGTCCCGCCCTGAAAAAGCCTTGAAGAGTCTGCCTGCTGATAAGACCATAGTAGTCACAGATTCAAATGGGCAATTGAGTTGCAGGATAACTACGTTTCTTCGTCAGATGGGCGTTAATGCTAAAAATTTATTGGTAGGTCTGGAAGGGTGGAACAAAAAATATTCCGGCGCTGGAGCATATTGCGGAGGAGTCGGTCTGCCTGTTTCAGATGTTGCCACTCCTTTGCCTGTAAATGACATTCCATATTCGGCTCCATCAGGATTAAGCGACAAAGAATTGATTTTAAAACGTACCGTTGATTACGCCAGTCAGGGGCGTCCAGCTATTATAAGCCCGGAAGAGGCTTTGAACATGTCGAACAGTTTTACAATAAGTATGCAGGCTGAAGCCGATTACGCCTTTGGTCATATTGATGGCGCTGCAAATCTTCCTGTTGAATTATTTTTGAGTGGAAGCCCTGAATTACTTAAATTGCCCTTTGATAAAAAAATTATTGTCGGTTGTTATATGGGGCATTATTCCAATATCGGCTCACTTATTCTGAATCAGTTGGGATACGAAGCCTACAGTCTGGACTGGGGGCTTGCCGGATGGAATACTGATGGTTTTGAAAGACCACTTCAATGGTTGCAGGGCGATAATGAATACCCTGTAGAGAAAGGAAGCTGA